One window of the Eucalyptus grandis isolate ANBG69807.140 chromosome 8, ASM1654582v1, whole genome shotgun sequence genome contains the following:
- the LOC104456840 gene encoding probable fatty acyl-CoA reductase 4, which produces MELDIVRFLENKTILVTGATGFLAKVFVEKILRIQPNVKKMFLHIRATDKQSAIRRLHEELLQKKLFDVLREKWAENFNSIVEKLSPIPGDVSCENLGVHNFDLRSEMWKEIDIIVNSAATTKFDERYDIALAVNAFGAKHVAEFAVRCANIKMLLHISTAYVFGNMTGIIQEKTFHMGEMLNGSGVSVHNTS; this is translated from the exons ATGGAGTTAGATATAGTCCGATTTCTAGAAAACAAGACCATACTAGTTACTGGCGCCACGGGTTTCCTAGCCAagg TTTTTGTGGAGAAGATACTCCGAATTCAACCAAATGTGAAGAAAATGTTCCTCCATATTAGAGCTACGGATAAACAATCAGCTATACGTCGGTTACATGAAGAG CTCCTACAGAAGAAGTTATTCGATGTTTTGAGGGAAAAATGGGCAgagaatttcaattcaattgtgGAGAAATTGTCTCCAATTCCTGGTGACGTTTCTTGCGAGAACTTGGGAGTACATAATTTTGATTTGAGGTCGGAGATGTGGAAAGAAATAGACATAATCGTTAACTCCGCCGCAACTACAAAATTTGACGAAAG ATATGACATTGCACTAGCTGTCAATGCATTTGGAGCGAAGCATGTTGCTGAATTCGCTGTAAGATGTGCCAACATAAAGATGCTACTCCACATATCAACTG CATATGTATTTGGCAATATGACCGGAATTATACAAGAAAAGACATTTCACATGGGCGAGATGCTCAACGGGTCAGGA gtatccgtgcataacacATCATag